The following proteins are co-located in the Gordonia polyisoprenivorans genome:
- the mdo gene encoding NDMA-dependent methanol dehydrogenase (This methanol dehydrogenase is considered a nicotinoprotein, since its NADP cofactor remains is not dissociable, but instead remains permanently bound. A member of this family has been shown to act as a formaldehyde dismutase, able to convert two molecules of formaldehyde (plus one water molecule) into one of methanol and one of formate, with no net change in its redox state. More recently, it was shown in Mycobacterium smegmatis that this enzyme is critical to ethanol utilization, for which the biosynthesis of the cofactor-like electron carrier mycofactocin is also required.), with protein MQVDELLKPFPIKEFHPFPRAMMGPGAHEMIGPEALKLGFKKTLVMTTGLRGSDTVHKIVESCKYHGLEVVVYDQVESNPKDYNVMDAVSLYNSEKCDSFISIGGGSAHDACKGARISVAHDGRNVNEFEGFNKSENPKNPPHIAVSTTAGTGSETSWAYVITDTTTDPDKPHKYVAFDDAAVTTLAIDDPVLYYDCPVAFTAQCGFDVLAHASEPYVSRLNFPPSMGNALHAVRMTARHLREATWNPTELAGREGMMYAQYIAAQAFNSGGLGIIHSISHAVSAFFDTHHGLNNAIALPRVWAFNMPVMYDRFADMADAMGVDTHGMTKVQAADAALEAAIRLLRDVGIVEKFADVKQNTYPKNRLGEGPTKYYENRKEITTDAATIDALTNHVLGDACTPGNPKECTFETVRPVVEHCVNGDLDELLP; from the coding sequence ATGCAGGTAGACGAACTACTCAAACCGTTTCCCATCAAGGAGTTTCACCCGTTCCCGCGCGCGATGATGGGCCCGGGCGCGCACGAGATGATCGGCCCCGAGGCCCTCAAACTCGGGTTCAAGAAGACCCTCGTGATGACCACCGGTCTGCGGGGTAGCGACACCGTCCACAAGATCGTGGAGTCGTGCAAGTACCACGGCCTCGAGGTCGTCGTGTACGACCAGGTCGAGTCCAACCCCAAGGACTACAACGTCATGGACGCCGTGTCGTTGTACAACTCGGAGAAGTGCGACTCGTTCATCTCCATCGGTGGCGGTTCGGCGCACGACGCCTGCAAGGGTGCGCGCATCTCGGTCGCGCACGACGGCCGCAACGTCAACGAGTTCGAGGGCTTCAACAAGAGCGAGAACCCCAAGAACCCGCCGCACATCGCGGTGTCGACGACCGCGGGTACCGGGTCGGAGACCTCGTGGGCCTACGTGATCACCGACACCACAACCGATCCCGACAAGCCGCACAAGTACGTCGCCTTCGACGACGCGGCGGTGACCACCCTGGCGATCGACGACCCGGTGCTCTACTACGACTGCCCGGTCGCCTTCACCGCGCAGTGTGGGTTCGACGTGCTCGCCCACGCCTCGGAACCGTATGTGTCGCGCCTGAACTTCCCGCCGTCGATGGGCAACGCCCTGCACGCGGTCCGGATGACGGCCCGTCACCTGCGTGAGGCCACCTGGAACCCGACCGAACTCGCCGGCCGCGAGGGCATGATGTACGCGCAGTACATCGCCGCGCAGGCATTCAACTCCGGTGGTCTCGGCATCATCCACTCGATCAGCCACGCGGTCTCGGCGTTCTTCGACACCCACCACGGACTCAACAACGCCATTGCGCTGCCGCGCGTGTGGGCCTTCAACATGCCGGTCATGTACGACCGCTTCGCCGACATGGCCGACGCGATGGGCGTCGACACCCACGGCATGACCAAGGTCCAGGCCGCCGACGCCGCGCTCGAAGCGGCGATCCGGTTGTTGCGCGACGTGGGCATCGTGGAGAAGTTCGCCGACGTCAAGCAGAACACCTACCCGAAGAACCGTCTCGGTGAGGGCCCGACGAAGTACTACGAGAACCGCAAGGAGATCACCACCGACGCGGCCACCATCGACGCGCTGACCAATCACGTGCTCGGTGACGCGTGCACCCCGGGCAACCCCAAGGAGTGCACCTTCGAGACCGTTCGCCCGGTCGTCGAGCACTGCGTCAACGGCGATCTCGACGAACTGCTCCCGTAA